Proteins from one Anopheles nili chromosome 2, idAnoNiliSN_F5_01, whole genome shotgun sequence genomic window:
- the LOC128723823 gene encoding bromodomain adjacent to zinc finger domain protein 1A-like, whose protein sequence is MSDPEPLKDNDEVFVCEQTQEIFSTYDDYFNRIMLLSSTSWSCEMTGRTNLTYEDALASEADARKTLRKFPTVLKGPILLVASRTKRTAIRDLAGDVFGYVKDVFFKGETIVTKSGETETPRKAKITRVAVADTSNGQQESRLTYHVAANDNQSPEMYSVHGNMVMRERNVLTREKCKLFLKQHVELGPDQMLCIKKKSLIYFVTSKGWTEENVFYGRVPTFTESKKRNYGKATEKSSTKANATKKKNNPPDAKNLANKPVKKQDLVNGASKNKNTSNKKQQSIAKYLQQPSEDKEALRARLEAENKTQVKKAEQIALVKKKNEEIKALLLQQVTRALKQYSAVKEDQELTDQRVLPPLHPVCSQIGGAHFSNFMFILEFLSTFGDLISLETRFPEGVTMDLLERALLHREVNGPLSDILQVLLCAIFEQQIEEQEEQTNENSGKHYVSGWCFKYLSTKLTDLPMDSATITELLRLHFLASVQPNQSDDPCFQVLRYHPNITRVLTLGTVYHLSVSSVILLISALIHQLLVSSKVRNRVLNARNVRASYSLNRIEKYRMPHKTAALKELAREKMKKELATFQGQTAAEDIEAHRKQLVQNLEAEDLRIEAEARKRMKQLEHEHLELIEKYCYYEGYLGVDRGFRNYWQFQSLPGLFVEHDRVFAGPCMERGTSNIPALANCDAKLRKKFITQSIMMCAGSGNILRDDVKNEMLTGNDIFEQLLIRGTSQIEANSAKKNNSFATARDREKISPFLAANSVEKDSGVDDTAPSKNNNIPVNPPTNEELFMCTGQPEKCPVHTPSHPSWGYYHTEEELDALIKSLNERGVREKRLRQLLVWEREVIVAHMKKCPLEKLSISQHENREKHVVENSRKSRKKYNDANFHHDAGTNPNEIFELKFRDLLLELEEKISAGCLGKLRVNDRNAWREAIVSRSYDSQIDGQLQWGTKRIEVVQTIINAKEMSMETDEIDEMEWRDVDVVLKDKQLFSNTTDAGNVSETNQSNDDESIAAQDSEPSPDIVRSMACALLQVQQCIDPKFFRYPFGPKMNVKVPELITTMKYEGQQRLMFWEEALMRSTSFSQLFLYYHTLYDGIQWSRSIERAYCMVCKRKANPDQLLICDECNRACHMYCLKPKLTGVPAGDWFCERCRPKSKRQAKNSNKPKRDVITSEEETEDDIELEQSESEEEIRDTKDEMKQEDDEREVDYESTATVNYDTDFATENRRSTRKRSGIININEVQSQNSPAAKHIE, encoded by the exons ATGTCAGACCCGGAACCCCTCAAGGATAACGAcgaagtgtttgtttgtgagcAGACGCAGGAAATTTTTAGCACCTACGATGATTACTTTAACCGGATTATGCTGTTATCGTCAACTTCTTGGAGCTGCGAGATGACGGGGCGGACAAATCTCACGTACGAGGACGCTCTCGCAAGCGAAGCAGACGCTAGAAAAACGTTGAGAAAATTTCCCACCGTTCTTAAAGGACCGATACTACTAGTTGCTTCTCGCACGAAGCGTACCGCAATCAGAGATTTGGCTGGAGATGTATTCGGGTACGtgaaggatgtattttttaaagGCGAAACAATTGTCACAAAATCGGGAGAAACAGAGACTccacggaaagcgaaaattaCTCGCGTAGCAGTTGCCGACACATCGAATGGTCAACAAGAGTCGCGGTTGACCTATCATGTCGCAGCCAACGATAATCAATCCCCTGAAATGTATTCCGTTCATGGAAACATGGTGATGCGTGAACGCAATGTATTGACTCGTGAGAAATGCAAACTGTTTCTGAAACAACACGTCGAGCTAGGACCGGATCAAATGTTGTGCATTaagaaaaaatcattgatCTACTTCGTCACTTCAAAGGGCTGGACCGAAGAAAACGTGTTCTATGGGCGTGTACCTACATTTACTGAATCAAAAAAACGGAATTACGGAAAAGCTACCGAAAAATCGAGCACAAAAGCAaatgcaacaaagaaaaaaaataatccacccGACGCTAAGAACCTAGCCAATAAGCCTGTCAAAAAACAGGATTTAGTAAACGGCgcgagcaaaaataaaaatacgtcgaacaaaaagcaacagagTATAGCAAAGTATTTACAACAACCGTCTGAAGACAAGGAAGCATTGAGAGCTAGACTTGAAGCAGAAAATAAGACACAAGTGAAAAAGGCCGAACAGATTGCATTGGTCAAAAAGAAGAACGAAGAAATTAAGGCGCTCTTGTTACAGCAGGTCACACGTGCCCTGAAGCAGTACAGCGCCGTAAAAGAAGATCAAGAGCTAACTGACCAGCGTGTGCTACCACCTTTACATCCCGTGTGTTCGCAAATTGGAGGAGCGCATTTCTCCAACTTTATGTTTATTTTGGAATTTCTGAGTACTTTCGGAGATTTGATCTCGTTAGAAACAAGGTTCCCAGAAGGTGTAACGATGGACCTGCTCGAACGTGCGCTGCTGCATCGTGAAGTGAATGGTCCACTGAGCGACATCTTGCAAGTGCTGCTGTGTGCGATCTTCGAGCAGCAGATTGAAGAACAAGAAgagcaaacgaatgaaaacTCAGGAAAACATTACGTGAGCGGTTGGTGCTTTAAATACTTATCCACCAAATTGACGGATCTACCGATGGACTCGGCCACGATAACGGAGTTGCTGCGACTACATTTTCTAGCATCAGTTCAGCCCAACCAAAGCGATGACCCATGTTTTCAGGTGTTACGTTATCATCCTAACATAACCCGAGTTCTAACATTAGGCACTGTTTATCACCTCTCCGTTAGTAGCGTTATCCTACTGATTTCTGCTCTCATCCATCAACTGCTTGTCAGTAGCAAGGTGCGCAATAGAGTCCTTAATGCACGGAATGTTCGCGCCAGTTACAGCTTGAATCGGATCGAAAAATATCGAATGCCACATAAAACGGCAGCGTTGAAGGAGCTAGCtagggaaaaaatgaaaaaagaactaGCAACGTTTCAAGGTCAAACGGCGGCAGAGGATATCGAGGCACATCGGAAGCAGCTAGTACAAAATCTAGAGGCCGAGGACTTACGAATCGAAGCTGAAGCACGGAAACGAATGAAGCAGCTTGAACACGAGCACCTAGAgcttattgaaaaatattgctaCTATGAGGGGTATCTTGGTGTGGATCGGGGATTCCGCAACTACTGGCAGTTTCAGTCGCTACCGGGACTATTTGTAGAGCATGACCGTGTCTTTGCAGGCCCTTGTATGGAGCGAGGAACTAGCAATATACCTGCTTTGGCAAACTGTGATGCGAAGTTACGCAAGAAATTTATCACCCAATCGATTATGATGTGCGCTGGAAGCGGTAATATTTTGCGGGATGATGTGAAGAACGAGATGCTGACTGGAAATGACATATTCGAACAGCTGCTGATTCGTGGAACCTCTCAGATCGAAGCAAATAgtgcaaaaaagaacaactcCTTTGCAACTGctagagatagagaaaaaatatcACCATTTCTGGCAGCGAATTCAGTGGAAAAGGACAGTGGTGTAGATGATACCGCACCTtctaaaaacaacaatatcCCTGTGAACCCTCCGACGAATGAAGAATTGTTCATGTGTACTGGTCAACCGGAGAAATGTCCCGTTCATACACCAAGTCATCCCAGCTGGGGATACTACCACACGGAGGAGGAACTAGACGCACTTATTAAAAGCTTGAACGAACGCGGAGTACGCGAGAAGCGGCTTCGTCAATTGCTTGTATGGGAGCGTGAGGTTATCGTGGCACACATGAAGAAATGTCCGCTCGAGAAACTCTCCATTTCGCAGCACGAAAACCGTGAGAAACACGTGGTGGAGAACTCGAGAAAGTCGCGTAAAAAATATAACGATGCAAACTTCCATCACGATGCAGGCACCAACCCGAACGAAATATTCGAATTGAAATTTCGGGATCTTTTACTCGAATTAGAAGAAAAGATATCGGCCGGTTGTTTGGGTAAGCTGCGAGTAAACGATCGCAACGCGTGGCGCGAGGCGATCGTAAGCCGATCATACGATTCGCAAATCGACGGCCAACTCCAATGGGGTACGAAGCGCATAGAAGTTGTACAGACAATCATAAATGCAAAGGAGATGTCAATGGAAACTGACGAAATTGACGAGATGGAATGGAGGGACGTTGATGTAGTACTGAAAGACAAACAGTTGTTCTCTAACACAACCGATGCAGGAAACGTGAGTGAAACGAACCAgagcaacgacgacgaaagcaTTGCTGCGCAAGATAGCGAACCATCACCGGATATTGTGCGTTCGATGGCCTGTGCGTTGCTACAGGTACAACAGTGCATTGATCCTAAATTCTTTCGCTATCCCTTCGGACCGAAAATGAATGTGAAAGTTCCTGAATTGATTACCACCATGAAATATGAGGGTCAGCAGAGGCTCATGTTTTGGGAAGAGGCTTTGATGCGTTCCACGTCGTTTTCGCAACTATTTCTGTACTATCACACTCTGTATGATGGGATCCAGTGGTCTAGGTCAATTGAGCGTGCGTATTGTATGGTATGCAAGCGTAAGGCAAATCCAGATCAGTTGCTGATTTGTGACGAATGTAATCGAGCATGCCATATGTACTGTTTGAAACCAAAACTGACTGGCGTACCAGCCGGTGATTGGTTCTGCGAACGATGTCGTCCAAAGAGTAAACGACAAGCAAAAAATTCCAATAAACCCAAGCGGGATGTCATCACatcagaagaagaaacagagGATGATATTGAACTAGAACAATCAGAATCAGAAGAGGAAATAAGAGATACTAAAGATGAGATGAAGCAAGAAGATGATGAAAGAGAAGTTGATTATGAATCGACTGCAACGGTCAATTATGATACAGATTTTGCAACTGAAAACCGCCGATCTACTCGTAAACGTTCTGGTATCATAAATATAAACGAAGTACAATCGCAGAATAGCCCAGCTGCCAAAC ATATCGAGTGA